GAATCAAAGCACACACGGACCCGAGTTGGACGAATGTGTACAAGAAAGAAACTAAAGAATGGAGCGGTGGGAAGTACATCACGATTACAGCGGACTTCAAAGCATATAAAAGTTGGGATGAAAGCTTGAAAGACAGACTGACTTATCTAACCACACGAAAAATCAATGGGAAGTATATCTATCAAGGATTAATCGGCGAAACGGATTACAAAGTTGCTGCCCAAAAGATAAAAGATGCTGGATATGCAACTTCTCCGACTTATCCACAAAACTTAATAAACTTGATAGAAAAATATAATCTTCAAAAATATGATGAAGTGACAAAGGATGATGAAAAGTTGAATATCGATAAAATAGTGATAGCTTACTGGAATGATGGAGACCTTGCGAATGCTCTTGCACTGTTGAATGTGTTAGGAAATAGGGCAGTACTGACAAGGACACTGGATGCAACAGAATACAAATGGTCCGAGGTGGTCCAAGTAGGTGGAACAGAAATAAAAGGTGCAACTAAAATAATAAAGGGTGCAACTAGAAAAGAAACGTTGCAAAAAGTTGCAGAGTATGTAAAGGAGAAATAGAATGAATGAAGAATTAAAACTATTAGTAATTCCGGTCTTAATTGGAATCTTGGAAGTCTTTAAAAAGCTAGGCTTACCGGTGAAATACGTGCCGGTACTTTCCCTTTTATTAGGAGTATTGGCAAGTGTTTCTGTGTCCGGATTGGCGGTCGAGAATTTTATGCAAGGGTTGGTTTACGGACTAAGTGCATGCGGTCTATATTCCGGGACCAAAGCCACTTTGGAAGAGGTAGAATAGTATCAAGAGACATGCGAAAACGGCTTACAGGCGATTCTGTGAGCCGTTTTTTTGTTTGCAAAATGCAAAATTGTATGTTATACTATATTTAATTTCATAATGCTCTATGGAATAAAAGAATATGTAAAAAAGCAGCTAGAACACTTTAGTTGCTTTTTTATTTATCTATAGTTTTAAAATTGCTTTAATGTCTGCTGCTGTGACCTTTAAATCTAATTTCCAGTCTCCATTCGAATCAAAGTATTGTTCTTCATTCTTTTTTATGTGTTCAATTAAACCTTGCCATGCTACCTCTTTGTCATTTTTATTTAAATCTGCACTTGCTATCGCAAAGCCCAGCTTAGCTGCATTGTTCCAAGTTTCCATCCTGTCTTTTACTTCTAAGACCTTTCCGGCTTCTCTGTAGTTAGTAAAAAACATTGTAGGTTCACCGTCTCTGTAAATCCTTGCATTATATTCTATCCAGTTTTCCTTATTTGAGTAATCGTATATTTTTCTGTCGTTTATATTTACATAAACATCTCTACCTTGATCGTCTTTGATTAATACTAAATTTGTCATTGTCTCCCTCTCCTTTATTTTATCCTTGTATTTTTCTTCAAGCCATTCTCTGTCGATTAGCCACATGTTGCCTTTTTTGATTCGCTTGTTTTCTGGGATTACTTTATTTCTTGTGATGTATGAACCGAATGTGTTGTGCTTTACACCAGTCAGCTGTTCAGCTTCTTTTAGTGTTAGCCATTTATCCATTGTTTTTTCTCCTTGTAATTTTAAATTAAGTATCTAACTTCATAAATGTCAAAAATCTCTTCCGTCTCAACAAATAGGGTTTTAATTTTTATAGTTCCTCTAAAGTAATTAAATTGTTCAATTGACAACGCCGCTGTTTTAGCAAAAATGCTAAGCTCTTCTTTGGTTGCATTTCTGTACACGGTGTCTTCTTCAAAATAACCTTTGGCATCCATTTCCACCCAAGTTATTTTATCTAGTGTTTCTTGATTGAAATATTCATCCAGTCTGTCCTTGAATATTTTAGGAACGTAAATGTTTTTGATTTCACTTGGCTTAACTTCACCCACAACATATTCATCATACAGTCCTAAGTTTGCATCGTTTTCTATCATTTCATTTTTCCATGCATTAGTTTCTACTTCGAGGAGGACTAAACCATATTGTGTGAATGAATTTTGTAAGCCTAATGGTTTTGCTAGATAAACTAAGTCGAGAGAGTTGTTTCCTCTAAGTCCTTCATCCCAAACATTATTTCCAGTTTTTGAAATTGGGAGTATTCCTTCATATAAAATTCTTTCCAAGTATTCAATGTCTACATTTTTGTATAGTTTCATGGTTTATCCTCCTTTCTTTGTATCTCTTATCTTACTTACATTATACATGATATCTCATGTACTGTCAAGCTTTTTATAAAATTTTAAATGGCTTAAAATACACGTTTGCGAAAAAAGTTTAAAAAAAAGTTTTTATTTTTGAAGATTTTTTTAAAGTTAGTGGGATATTTTAACGAAATGTAAATAATCTCTAGTCAAAATCAAGTCAGAGAAAATGAAAAAGGCTAGATGGCAACACTTATAAGACTTTTAACGGAAACTCCTTGTCTCCACCAAAATAAAGGAAAGACCGGTTTTAAGCGGTCTTTCCTTTGTCATTTTTCTACATATTTTCATCGGGAATTAGAAACATCCAATAAAAACCGAATTTGTCTTTTACTTGACCATAGAGAGGACTGAAGAAAGCCGGTTCCATTGGCATAATTACTTCTCCATCAGCTGCAAGGGCATTGAAACTTTCTCTCAGTTTTTCTTCATCCTCTGAAGAAACAGAAATCCAAAAACTGGAATTCGGTTCAGTAACCACCCCTGGGTCATTATCACTCAAGGCAATTTGACCTGCAAAAGTATCGACCATCGCATAGGCTACTAAATCCTTGTAAGTTTCATCAAGTGGACAATCAGGGTCTTCAGGCATATCCGAATATTTCATCATATACGGTTCCTGTGCTCTAAAAGCACGGCTATAGTAATTTGCAGCTTCAGCTGCATTTCCATTTAATACCAAAAATACTTCTATCATTTGAAACCTCCTTAATAAATACGGTTAATCGTATTTATATAATATATACCCTAAACACATCTTTTCTAAGTAAATAAATAATGATATATTAAATTTCAGAATTAAAAGTTTTTGGATTACCGAAAATGCTTTTTTAAAATTCACATAGTCTGAAATGGATATTGAAGGATGAAGAAAATGAAAAATAATACAATGGGGGAAATATTAAAAATAGTTTTAAATTATCATTTCTTTAACATAAAAGTTATAATAATGTGATTAAATGGTATTAATACGTCATTGATACATAAGTCTATTTGCTTGTACACCATAATATATTAAAGTTTAAATGATTAAAGTATAAGGAATAAATCATTATATTATTGACATAAAGATACATGGTTGTTATAATTTTCATTAATACATTTTATATTAAGAGGTGCGGGGGTTTTTGCCGCACTTTTTAAATAATATTGGAGGATAATTATGATTTGGGCAAAAGAAGAAATGATGCCTAGAGCTGAGATTGAAGCTATACAATTGGAAAGGTTAAAGAAACAGGTTGAAATTGCATACAATAAGGTAAAACCTTATAGAGTAAAGATGGAAGAAGCTAAATTGAGACCTGAAGACATCAAATCTTTAAAGGATGTATCAAAACTACCATTTGTGACCAAAGAGGATTTTAGGGCGAATTATCCCTTCGGACTCTTTGCGGTTGATAGAAGTGATATCAGAAGGCTCCATGCATCATCAGGTACTACCGGGAAACCAACGGTGGTGGGTTATACTGAAAATGATATGAAAAGCTGGACTGAGACTGTCAGTAGAATTGCAGTAATGGGAGGAGCGAGTTCTAAGGATACTGCACAGATTTGCTTTGGTTACGGTATGTTTACGGGAGCTCTTGGTCTACACTACGGTCTTGAGAATATGGGGATAGATATAATTCCGTCTTCAGTAGGAAATACTAAAAAACAAATTATGTTTATGCAGGATTTTGGTACGACTATTTTAGTTGCAACGCCATCATATGCGCTACATATTGCAGAAGTTATTAAACAGGAAGGTTTTGTACCGGCTAAAGATTTCAAGTTAAGGATAGGCCTACTAGGTGGTGAAGCACTATCGGACAAGATGCGTTATGAACTGAACGAATTGTGGGAAGGCAGTGTATTATTTACTCAGAACTACGGTATGAGTGAGTTAAATGGTCCCGGGATATCGGGGGAATGCGAAGAGATTGCTGGTATGCATATTAACGAAGATCACTTTTTGGCCGAGATTATCGACCCTAATACTCTTGAAGTACTTCCTGAAGGAAGTGAAGGAGAACTGGTCATAACTTGCTTGACCAAGGAGACAATTCCGCTCCTAAGATATAGAACCAGGGATATTACTTCTCTAAACTATGAAAAATGCAGATGCGGAAGAACTACAGTCAGGATGGAGCCTTTGAAAGGCAGAAGTGATGATATGCTTCTCATAAGGGGAGTAAATGTATTTCCGTCTCAAATAGAAGAAGTGCTTTTGAGTATAGATGAGATAGGTTCGAATTACGAGATAGAAGTAAATCGTGATAAACATATGGACAATATGCTCGTAAGAGTAGAACTTACCGATTATGATTTATTGGATTCATTTTCACTACTGGAACAACTTGAAAAGAGAATCAAATTCGGTATTAGAGAGATCGTGGGTATTGATGCAACTATTAAAATTCTAGCTCCGAGATCCTTAAAGAGATTTGAAGGTAAAGCTAAAAGGGTATTGGATTTAAGAGATAAAAATTAGTTATCTGAATTTATATGTAAATTCATTTAAAATGCTAAGAGGTGTGATTATGAGTGAAAAGACAATAATGCTTGGAAACGAGGCTATCGCAAGAGGTGCTTATGAAGCCGGTGTGGTTGTTTCCAGTGCATATCCAGGAACGCCAAGTACGGAAATCAGCGAATACTTGGCCCAGTACAAAGATGAACTATACTGCGAATGGGCACCAAATGAAAAGGTTGCAGCTGAAGTTGCCATTGGAGCTTCTATCTCAGGTGTGAGGGCTATGGCTTCTATGAAACATGTAGGGTTGAATGTTGCTGCAGATCCGTTATTTACAGCTTCATATATTGGAGCATCGGGCGGACTGGT
The sequence above is a segment of the Peptoniphilaceae bacterium AMB_02 genome. Coding sequences within it:
- a CDS encoding VOC family protein: MIEVFLVLNGNAAEAANYYSRAFRAQEPYMMKYSDMPEDPDCPLDETYKDLVAYAMVDTFAGQIALSDNDPGVVTEPNSSFWISVSSEDEEKLRESFNALAADGEVIMPMEPAFFSPLYGQVKDKFGFYWMFLIPDENM
- a CDS encoding phenylacetate--CoA ligase, producing MIWAKEEMMPRAEIEAIQLERLKKQVEIAYNKVKPYRVKMEEAKLRPEDIKSLKDVSKLPFVTKEDFRANYPFGLFAVDRSDIRRLHASSGTTGKPTVVGYTENDMKSWTETVSRIAVMGGASSKDTAQICFGYGMFTGALGLHYGLENMGIDIIPSSVGNTKKQIMFMQDFGTTILVATPSYALHIAEVIKQEGFVPAKDFKLRIGLLGGEALSDKMRYELNELWEGSVLFTQNYGMSELNGPGISGECEEIAGMHINEDHFLAEIIDPNTLEVLPEGSEGELVITCLTKETIPLLRYRTRDITSLNYEKCRCGRTTVRMEPLKGRSDDMLLIRGVNVFPSQIEEVLLSIDEIGSNYEIEVNRDKHMDNMLVRVELTDYDLLDSFSLLEQLEKRIKFGIREIVGIDATIKILAPRSLKRFEGKAKRVLDLRDKN